Part of the Arcobacter sp. F155 genome, GCTCATTTTATTCACTATTTAGATGAGAAATATGAGTTTGAGGCAAAAGACTCTACTGTTAGTATTGTTGATGGTGGAACTTTGGCTCAAAGGCTTATTCCTGAAATTGTAAAGTATGATGAGGTTATTGTAGTTGACTGTATTGATGCAGATAACTCAAAACCAGGAGATGTTTATTTCTTTGACTATCACAAGGCTCCATCACATATCAATTGGCAAGGAAGTGCCCATGAAGTAGAGATGCTTCAAACACTAAATATGATTGATATGAATAAAGATTTACCACAAACAAATGTATTAGGAGTTATTCCTAAAAGAGTAGCTGATGATACTACGTTTGAGTTAAGTAAAGAGATTATTAGTGCCGTCAAGCTAATGGAGGATGTGGTAGTCAAACACCTTGATACTTTAGATATTAAAACAAAAATAAAAAATGAAACAACAATAGAGCATATTGCTCAAGTTTCTTTTAAAAGAGATATTATAAATGGTCCTAAAATTTAAGTTCAAATATAAAGCTACAAATAAAACATATGTAAATATTTTACATTTGTTTATTGAAAACTATGAGTGTGAATATAAAATCTTGCAGGATTTGGAGCATGTTTATTTATTAGTTGAAGCAAAAGAGGAAGTTTTAGAAGAGTTATCAAATAATCTATCTAAATATCTACCAATGTCAATCTACTATGAAGGACTTGAAGTTGACGTTGTAAAAACTATGCCAAAGCTCGAAAGTGTAAAAGCTGAAGAGCAAGCATTAAACTCTTTTTGTCCTACTTGTTTAGAACAAGTTGAGGATAAAACAAATGCTAACTATTATAATGCTTTTAAGTTCTGCAAGACCTGTAAGACATTTGAAAATGCAACATTTTTATTAGATGAAAAAGAAGAAAAATCTTCAAAAGAGCTTTTTGAAAAATTAGCCTCTTTAATAAATGATAATAAAAAAATCAAAATAAAAACAATTAGTGGGACATTTGTTTTTCAAAAACTTAATTCTTTAGATGAGAGTAAAACAGTTTTATGTACAAATTTAAAAAATATCTCATCTTTAGTTGTTGAAGAAAAACAATCAATAGTAGCGTTAGCAAGTATTGAAAAACCTCTTATAACTTTTAGGATAAATGAGATTTATAAGATGAAAGAAAAAGCTTCTAAAGAGTATATAGATATAAGAGTTGCAAATGATTTAACTCTTTATTTACTTTCAAAAGAGCTTAAAAAATATGAAATAGATTTTTTAAAAATAGAAGATGAAAACTCTTCTTATGATTCTTTTTTAGATGTAAAAACTGAAGATAATGTAAATATAGATATTCCTAAAATAATGTATTGTGAAAATAGAAAATTTATTCTTTCTTCAAATACTTACTCAAAAAATCTTGATGTTGTTTATAATAGATTTGAAGAG contains:
- a CDS encoding HyaD/HybD family hydrogenase maturation endopeptidase, whose translation is MNVLILGIGNILFQDEGIGAHFIHYLDEKYEFEAKDSTVSIVDGGTLAQRLIPEIVKYDEVIVVDCIDADNSKPGDVYFFDYHKAPSHINWQGSAHEVEMLQTLNMIDMNKDLPQTNVLGVIPKRVADDTTFELSKEIISAVKLMEDVVVKHLDTLDIKTKIKNETTIEHIAQVSFKRDIINGPKI